The Lactuca sativa cultivar Salinas chromosome 2, Lsat_Salinas_v11, whole genome shotgun sequence genome includes the window ATGACAATAGATGCCCTTTATCATGACACACCACATCAACAGTTAACTCAACGCAAACATCTAAAGACCCGAGATATTAATGGACACTAAAAAAACGTGTTAACAAGCATCGGTGACCTGAGACATTAATAGACATAAAACCAACACAAACTtaagttttttattattttttttaatggtaTTTGCCTATGtgaatttattcattaacatgttattataattttttattttaaattgccAAATATCAACACTCAGCTCAAGATGAGATATCGGTTCCTATCCGTCTGCATACTGATCTCTCTGCTGGAAGCAACACTTGGCTACCATCGCATCTTCTACAATGGCTTCTCCTCTCCCCCTTCCCTCTGTTGCCCCTAATTTCAAggtatatatatatgcacactcTTGCTTGCTCTACATATATATGCGTAGTACGCAAATTGTTGATAAACTCCCTTTACCTGTTACCCCTCCTCGTGTGTTTTGGTACCACAATATAAATGAATACGAATTCTAAAGAGCTCCATGCgtttctcactttctctctcaatTACAACCAGGGTACTTGTGGTTTCGGTTTAAGGGGTCGTAAATCGAGATTCGGTGTCAGCATTCGTAAGGGATTAAGGGTTTCTGCTGGAGGTAATACAAAAGATTCCTCCATATTTTTTTTTGGCGTAATTCGAACTCTCATACTCGTTTTTGTTTATCTTCTATGAATAAAGGTTAATTTTAATCATTATTTATCTTTGGTGGGATTTTAGTTGCAATGTGCTTATGCCCACCATGTGTTTGTGAAAAATCTAGAAAAAGAAGAGATGTATTTTGAAATGTGCTTATACCTTTGGACCCTTTAAGCTCTTCAAAGCCTATCTTGAAGGATCTTAATTCTTAACCATAGGCTATACCTGATCTTTGTATGCAGATTTGATGATTGAACAAGATGATCTTCTTCTTACATTTTTGAAAGACAGAGAGTTGAATGGAGACTTTATAGCAAAAGTAACTGATAAACTTTGGATGAGGAAGTCAATAAAGATTGATAATATTGAAACAGACTTAACAATTGATGCTAATCAACTCAATGAGGTACTACTGATCATCTAAAAAATGCTATCTTTATGCTATCTTATTTGTCATTAGTAGGTTTGAAGAAATTGTAGCACCAAATTGTGAAGTAAAAACTCAATGATTTGTTTAGAATCATGTTTGATTACTGTAGCAATTGGTTGAAGAAAATACGGGTGGATTCCTCAAACTGACAAGAACAAATGAGTGGCTATTAGGGGAAACCACTGCACCAATAAACAAAAAGATGAGAGCTAAGGTATTGAGCTTTTATTTCATATTTCCAGAATTATAAAAAAATGAtggataaaaatatttttctaactTGTTTATATTTATAACAGGAACAACGTGATGATAGTGAAAGAAGAACTAGACTTAACCTACTTCAATATGAAGCTGTATGAAATATAGATTTAGCCACTAAAGTATTTATTATAATAATCATAAAAAATAATAGTAATTGAGTGCATATTGTTACTTTTCAGATTAAAAGGGAACTTTTTCTTCTAACAATTGCTATTGGAACTGCATGTAGTGGATATTGTTTAGTAACTTTTTCCATCCAGGTATTCAAGTAGAGGTATAATTTCAGTCATTTCTGATTTTTCATACACATGCTTTTTAGGGCAAGTTATATCACACTTGCATACAATCacaattatagaaaaacaaaagataAAGCTTAGCTTACattattttcttctaattttGATATTTCTTTATTTGGTTCATGAAAAAAGAAATTATGATAGCTTATGGATGAAATGAACTTATGAAATCTTCCTCCTTTTTGCTTATAGGCTGCTGTGAGTTATGCAACAGGAGTACTTTTCAGGTTAG containing:
- the LOC111915511 gene encoding uncharacterized protein LOC111915511 gives rise to the protein MASPLPLPSVAPNFKGTCGFGLRGRKSRFGVSIRKGLRVSAGDLMIEQDDLLLTFLKDRELNGDFIAKVTDKLWMRKSIKIDNIETDLTIDANQLNEQLVEENTGGFLKLTRTNEWLLGETTAPINKKMRAKEQRDDSERRTRLNLLQYEAIKRELFLLTIAIGTACSGYCLVTFSIQAAVSYATGVLFSCLYLQLLYRYVDNLSRESIPKIFRERKIKRIGIRSDDVADTFEKVVKGCSMVLSSPRLVIPAAIYGLWGISQHFANDFFQLTPAMVGVFAYKAAALVQVYRDNEDLQLIFPGSDEDMFD